A single region of the Vicia villosa cultivar HV-30 ecotype Madison, WI linkage group LG4, Vvil1.0, whole genome shotgun sequence genome encodes:
- the LOC131598176 gene encoding uncharacterized protein LOC131598176 gives MGGWVNGVWQWGDFGISGSIEGNNGFDTNILSLRGCLAEFDGWKEGKDEVVWRGNPEKVFSVASFYAFYENLRIPFGPSNRHEEAFGILWKMEVPFKIKAFGWRLLHNRLPMKDLLERRGMSFPLNELKCTFCEYGVESRNHYFFDCWVVKYIWREIASWVGKEDNVEEECLSSFMEWHSYFYRKKAHGRKLNVVWMAITWILWSVRNGWCFRKEPWNVNNIVWNIKILVWKWSFCGKITYPYYSFYEFCMDPIYFLS, from the coding sequence ATGGGAGGATGGGTTAATGGAGTGTGGCAATGGGGAGATTTTGGAATCTCCGGTTCCATTGAGGGGAATAACGGTTTTGATACGAATATCTTGTCTTTGAGGGGGTGTTTGGCGGAGTTTGATGGTTGGAAGGAAGGAAAAGATGAAGTTGTGTGGAGGGGAAATCCGGAAAAGGTTTTTTCGGTAGCttctttttatgctttttatgaGAATTTACGCATTCCGTTTGGTCCTTCAAATAGACATGAGGAAGCTTTTGGTATTTTGTGGAAGATGGAAGTTCCGTTTAAGATAAAGGCTTTTGGGTGGAGATTACTTCATAATAGGCTACCTATGAAAGATCTTTTGGAGAGGAGAGGTATGTCTTTTCCTTTGAATGAATTAAAATGTACATTTTGTGAGTATGGTGTGGAAAGTAGAAATCACTATTTTTTTGATTGTTGGGTGGTAAAGTATATTTGGAGAGAGATAGCTTCTTGGGTGGGTAAAGAAGATAATGTAGAGGAGGAGTGTTTGTCGTCTTTTATGGAATGGCACTCTTATTTTTATAGGAAGAAAGCGCATGGTAGGAAATTGAATGTGGTTTGGATGGCTATAACTTGGATTTTGTGGTCGGTTAGGAACGGTTGGTGCTTTCGTAAGGAGCCTTGGAATGTGAATAATATTGTTTGGAACATTAAGATATTGGTTTGGAAGTGGTCGTTTTGTGGGAAAATTACTTATCCCTATTACTCTTTTTACGAGTTTTGTATGGATCCTATATACTTCCTctcgtaa